In Xanthomonas theicola, a single genomic region encodes these proteins:
- a CDS encoding HlyD family type I secretion periplasmic adaptor subunit: MTHRLQGWRDVLRRYVDVFTSAWSLRKQLDAPHRTADERAFLPAHLELTETPASPTARWSMRIIIALFCTALLWACLGQLDIVAVAPGKTVVDSRTKVVQTAETAVVRRILVRDGQTVKRGQLLIELDATATGAEFVQAGGALVNARLAVLRQSALARAIVDGRPPRLDPAPDLDAERIATEQQLVVSQYDAFQAHRHHLQASIAQRQAELRTTQEAIGPLEESARIAKVRADDYGRLVEGKYVGRHEYLLREQERIAAESQLATQRNRLQEIGSALGAAQEERRMLLTETRRQALDAVREASEQAGQLAQDVAKTERRDEQMALRAPVDGTVQQLAVHTVGGVVTPAQPLLVVVPVEEALEVEATVLNKDIGFLRPGQPVTVKIESFPYTRYGYLTGTVASVSHDAAQDEKLGLVFPARIKLNGDILDVEGVKVRMSAGMSLSAEIKTGKRRIINYLLDPIGRHSAESFRER, from the coding sequence ATGACGCATCGGCTGCAGGGATGGCGCGACGTCTTGCGTCGCTACGTCGACGTCTTCACGTCGGCCTGGTCCCTGCGCAAGCAACTGGATGCGCCGCACCGGACGGCGGACGAGCGCGCGTTCCTGCCCGCGCACCTGGAGCTGACCGAAACCCCGGCCTCGCCCACGGCGCGCTGGAGCATGCGGATCATCATCGCGCTGTTCTGCACCGCGCTGCTGTGGGCGTGCCTGGGCCAGCTGGACATCGTCGCCGTCGCGCCGGGCAAGACCGTGGTCGATTCGAGGACCAAGGTGGTGCAGACGGCAGAGACAGCGGTGGTGCGCAGGATTCTGGTGCGCGATGGGCAGACGGTGAAGCGGGGCCAGCTGCTGATCGAGCTCGATGCGACCGCAACCGGCGCGGAGTTCGTGCAGGCCGGCGGTGCCCTGGTCAATGCGCGCCTGGCCGTCCTGCGGCAGTCGGCGCTTGCCCGTGCGATCGTCGATGGCCGGCCGCCGCGGTTGGATCCAGCGCCTGATTTGGACGCCGAGCGCATTGCAACCGAGCAGCAACTAGTCGTCAGCCAGTACGACGCCTTCCAGGCCCACCGCCACCACCTGCAGGCGAGCATCGCGCAACGGCAGGCGGAACTGCGCACCACGCAGGAGGCGATCGGTCCGCTGGAAGAATCCGCCCGCATCGCCAAAGTGCGCGCGGACGACTACGGGCGCCTGGTCGAAGGCAAGTACGTGGGGCGCCACGAATACCTGCTGCGCGAACAGGAGCGCATCGCGGCGGAAAGCCAGCTGGCCACCCAGCGCAACCGCCTGCAGGAGATCGGCTCGGCGCTGGGCGCGGCGCAGGAAGAACGGCGCATGCTGCTGACCGAGACCCGGCGGCAGGCATTGGACGCGGTGCGCGAGGCGAGCGAGCAGGCGGGGCAGCTGGCGCAGGACGTGGCCAAGACGGAGCGGCGCGACGAACAGATGGCATTGCGCGCCCCGGTGGACGGCACGGTCCAGCAACTGGCGGTGCACACCGTGGGCGGCGTGGTGACGCCGGCGCAGCCGCTGCTGGTGGTGGTGCCGGTCGAAGAGGCGCTGGAGGTGGAGGCCACGGTGTTGAACAAGGACATCGGCTTCCTGCGGCCGGGCCAGCCGGTGACGGTGAAGATCGAGAGTTTTCCCTACACCCGCTATGGCTACCTGACCGGCACCGTGGCCAGCGTGTCGCACGATGCGGCGCAGGACGAGAAGCTTGGTTTGGTATTTCCGGCGCGGATCAAGCTCAATGGCGACATTTTAGATGTTGAGGGAGTAAAAGTTAGGATGAGTGCGGGAATGAGTTTGAGTGCCGAGATTAAGACGGGGAAAAGGAGGATTATTAATTATTTATTGGATCCCATTGGGCGCCACAGCGCAGAGTCTTTTCGGGAAAGATAA
- a CDS encoding IS5 family transposase — protein MQLSFGDAEYNGKRKQTRRERLLAEMDQVVPWKDLLALIAPHYPKSGHPGRQPYPLETMLRIHFLQQWYALSDPGAEEALYDTASMRRFARIGGLDEVPDETTILNFRRLLETHDLARTLFNRVNAHLSRKGQSLRGGTIVDATIIAAPSSTKNKNGERDPEMHQTKKGNQYYFGMKAHIGVDDESGLVHHLECTAANAADITQAHKLLHGKEDTVCGDSGYTGLAKREEMASKRKLRYLIAEKPSKLKQIKSKRELKWAQRWEHAKASLRAKVEHPFRVIKRQFGYVKVRYRGLAKNTAQVLTLFALSNLWLKRKQLLPVVGRVCL, from the coding sequence ATGCAATTGTCTTTCGGCGACGCGGAGTACAACGGCAAGCGCAAGCAGACGCGGCGCGAAAGGTTGCTGGCCGAGATGGATCAGGTGGTGCCGTGGAAAGACCTGCTGGCGCTGATCGCGCCGCACTATCCGAAGTCGGGCCATCCGGGCCGTCAGCCGTACCCGCTGGAGACAATGCTGCGCATCCACTTTCTGCAGCAGTGGTACGCACTGAGCGACCCGGGCGCGGAAGAAGCCTTGTACGACACGGCGTCGATGCGCCGTTTCGCCAGGATCGGCGGGTTGGATGAGGTGCCGGACGAGACCACGATCCTCAACTTCCGCCGGTTGCTGGAGACGCACGATCTGGCGCGCACGCTGTTCAACCGGGTCAACGCGCACCTATCGCGCAAGGGCCAGAGCCTGCGCGGCGGCACCATCGTGGACGCCACGATCATTGCCGCGCCCAGCTCGACCAAGAACAAGAACGGCGAGCGCGACCCGGAAATGCACCAGACCAAGAAGGGCAATCAGTACTACTTCGGGATGAAAGCGCACATCGGCGTGGACGATGAGTCCGGGCTGGTGCACCACTTGGAATGCACGGCGGCCAACGCCGCAGATATCACCCAGGCGCACAAGCTGCTGCACGGCAAGGAAGACACGGTATGCGGCGACAGCGGCTACACCGGGCTGGCCAAGCGCGAGGAGATGGCGAGCAAGCGCAAGCTGCGCTATCTGATCGCGGAGAAGCCCTCGAAGCTGAAGCAGATCAAGAGCAAGCGCGAATTGAAGTGGGCACAGCGCTGGGAGCACGCCAAGGCCAGCCTGAGGGCGAAGGTGGAGCATCCGTTCCGGGTGATCAAGCGCCAGTTTGGCTACGTCAAGGTGCGCTATCGCGGCCTGGCGAAGAACACGGCGCAAGTGCTGACGCTGTTTGCGCTGTCGAACCTGTGGCTGAAGCGAAAGCAGTTGCTGCCTGTCGTGGGGAGGGTGTGCCTGTAA
- a CDS encoding calcium-binding protein — MLFGSNVVGGGADDVIIGTEGNDSLSGGNGNDTIIGGAGNDVLDGGTGTNRLEGGAGDDVLSVSSQSRNSVLAGGTGNDTLKGSYYSDTYLFNKGDGHDTVVETASYSDAVDKLVFGDGIAASAIRVLREGADVVLDLGNGTDAVRLKDWLTSTSENVSTRIEQFVFADGTVWTSETLKAKGLTTWGTSGDDTLTGWDGDDLLLGGAGNDVLDGGTGTNRLEGGAGDDVLSVSSQSRNSVLAGGTGNDTLKGSYYSDTYLFNKGDGHDTVVETASYSDAVDKLVFGDGIAASAIRVLREGADVVLDLGNGTDAVRLKDWLTSTSENVSTRIEQFVFADGTVWTSETLKAKGLTTWGTSGDDTLTGWDGDDLLLGGAGNDVLDGGTGTNRLEGGAGDDVLSVSSQSRNSVLAGGTGNDTLKGSYYSDTYLFNKGDGHDTVVETASYSDAVDKLVFGDGIAASAIRVLREGADVVLDLGNGTDAVRLKDWLTSTSENVSTRIEQFVFADGTVWTSETLKAKGLTTWGTSGDDTLTGWDGDDLLLGGAGNDVLDGGTGTNRLEGGAGDDVLSVSSQSRNSVLAGGTGNDTLKGSWYSDTYLFNKGDGHDTVVETASYSDAVDKLVFGDGIAASAIRVLREGADVVLDLGNGTDAVRLKDWLTSTSENVSTRIEQFVFADGTVWTSETLKAKGLTTWGTSGDDTLTGWDGDDLLLGGAGNDVLDGGTGTNRLEGGAGDDVLSVSSQSRNSVLAGGTGNDTLKGSYYSDTYLFNKGDGHDTVVETASYSDAVDKLVFGDGIAASAIRVLREGADVVLDLGNGTDAVRLKDWLTSTSENVSTRIEQFVFADGTVWTSETLKAKGLTTWGTSGDDTLTGWDGDDLLLGGAGNDVLDGGTGTNRLEGGAGDDVLSVSSQSRNSVLAGGTGNDTLKGSWYSDTYLFNKGDGHDTVVETSTYSGAADRIVFDKDLAVDDTFFSRSGNDLSIAIRGSDDQLTVSGWFTSSSSQVEYLQFKDKTVASSEVAALIAAMATSSSSSAPLVPVDAQQVRLLAASSIV, encoded by the coding sequence GTGCTGTTTGGCAGCAATGTTGTTGGTGGCGGCGCCGACGACGTGATTATTGGAACGGAAGGCAACGACTCCCTCTCCGGCGGCAACGGCAACGACACAATAATTGGCGGTGCTGGTAACGATGTTCTGGATGGTGGCACCGGCACCAACCGCCTGGAAGGCGGGGCGGGCGACGACGTGCTGTCGGTGTCCTCGCAGTCGCGCAACAGCGTGCTGGCCGGCGGTACGGGCAACGACACGCTCAAGGGCAGCTACTACTCCGACACCTACCTGTTCAACAAGGGCGACGGCCACGACACGGTGGTGGAGACCGCGTCTTACAGCGACGCGGTGGACAAGCTTGTGTTCGGCGACGGGATCGCGGCCAGCGCCATCCGGGTGCTGCGCGAGGGAGCGGACGTGGTGCTGGACCTGGGCAACGGCACCGACGCGGTCCGGCTGAAGGACTGGTTGACGTCCACCAGCGAGAACGTATCGACGCGCATCGAGCAGTTCGTGTTCGCCGATGGCACGGTGTGGACGTCGGAGACGTTGAAGGCCAAGGGCCTGACGACGTGGGGGACCAGCGGAGACGACACGCTGACCGGCTGGGACGGCGACGATCTGCTGCTGGGCGGCGCCGGCAACGACGTGCTGGACGGCGGCACCGGCACCAACCGCCTGGAAGGCGGGGCGGGCGACGACGTGCTGTCGGTGTCCTCGCAGTCGCGCAACAGCGTGCTGGCCGGCGGTACGGGCAACGACACGCTCAAGGGCAGCTACTACTCCGACACCTACCTGTTCAACAAGGGCGACGGCCACGACACGGTGGTGGAGACCGCGTCTTACAGCGACGCGGTGGACAAGCTCGTGTTCGGCGACGGGATCGCGGCCAGCGCCATCCGGGTGCTGCGCGAGGGAGCGGACGTGGTGCTGGACCTGGGCAACGGCACCGACGCGGTCCGGCTGAAGGACTGGTTGACGTCCACCAGCGAGAACGTATCGACGCGCATCGAGCAGTTCGTGTTCGCCGATGGCACGGTGTGGACGTCGGAGACGTTGAAGGCCAAGGGCCTGACGACGTGGGGGACCAGCGGAGACGACACGCTGACCGGCTGGGACGGCGACGATCTGCTGCTGGGCGGCGCCGGCAATGACGTGCTGGACGGCGGCACCGGCACCAACCGCCTGGAAGGCGGGGCGGGCGACGACGTGCTGTCGGTGTCCTCGCAGTCGCGCAACAGCGTGCTGGCCGGCGGTACGGGCAACGACACGCTCAAGGGCAGCTACTACTCCGACACCTACCTGTTCAACAAGGGCGACGGCCACGACACGGTGGTGGAGACCGCGTCTTACAGCGACGCGGTGGACAAGCTCGTGTTCGGCGACGGGATCGCGGCCAGCGCCATCCGGGTGCTGCGCGAGGGAGCGGACGTGGTGCTGGACCTGGGCAACGGCACCGACGCGGTCCGGCTGAAGGACTGGTTGACGTCCACCAGCGAGAACGTATCGACGCGCATCGAGCAGTTCGTGTTCGCCGATGGCACGGTGTGGACGTCGGAGACGTTGAAGGCCAAGGGCCTGACGACGTGGGGGACCAGCGGAGACGACACGCTGACCGGCTGGGACGGCGACGATCTGCTGCTGGGCGGCGCCGGCAATGACGTGCTGGACGGCGGCACCGGCACCAACCGCCTGGAAGGCGGGGCGGGCGACGACGTGCTGTCGGTGTCCTCGCAGTCGCGCAACAGCGTGCTGGCCGGCGGTACGGGCAACGACACGCTCAAGGGCAGCTGGTATTCGGACACCTACCTGTTCAACAAGGGCGACGGCCACGACACGGTGGTGGAGACCGCGTCTTACAGCGACGCGGTGGACAAGCTCGTGTTCGGCGACGGGATCGCGGCCAGCGCCATCCGGGTGCTGCGCGAGGGAGCGGACGTGGTGCTGGACCTGGGCAACGGCACCGACGCGGTCCGGCTGAAGGACTGGTTGACGTCCACCAGCGAGAACGTATCGACGCGCATCGAGCAGTTCGTGTTCGCCGATGGCACGGTGTGGACGTCGGAGACGTTGAAGGCCAAGGGCCTGACGACGTGGGGGACCAGCGGAGACGACACGCTGACCGGCTGGGACGGCGACGATCTGCTGCTGGGCGGCGCCGGCAATGACGTGCTGGACGGCGGCACCGGCACCAACCGCCTGGAAGGCGGGGCGGGCGACGACGTGCTGTCGGTGTCCTCGCAGTCGCGCAACAGCGTGCTGGCCGGCGGTACGGGCAACGACACGCTCAAGGGCAGCTACTACTCCGACACCTACCTGTTCAACAAGGGCGACGGCCACGACACGGTGGTGGAGACCGCGTCTTACAGCGACGCGGTGGACAAGCTTGTGTTCGGCGACGGGATCGCGGCCAGCGCCATCCGGGTGCTGCGCGAGGGAGCGGACGTGGTGCTGGACCTGGGCAACGGCACCGACGCGGTCCGGCTGAAGGACTGGTTGACGTCCACCAGCGAGAACGTATCGACGCGCATCGAGCAGTTCGTGTTCGCCGATGGCACGGTGTGGACGTCGGAGACGTTGAAGGCCAAGGGCCTGACGACGTGGGGGACCAGCGGAGACGACACGCTGACCGGCTGGGACGGCGACGATCTGCTGCTGGGCGGCGCCGGCAACGACGTGCTGGACGGCGGCACCGGCACCAACCGCCTGGAAGGCGGGGCGGGCGACGACGTGCTGTCGGTGTCCTCGCAGTCGCGCAACAGCGTGCTGGCCGGCGGTACGGGCAACGACACGCTCAAGGGCAGCTGGTATTCGGACACCTACCTGTTCAACAAGGGCGACGGCCACGACACGGTGGTGGAGACCTCGACGTACAGTGGGGCTGCGGATCGCATCGTGTTCGACAAGGATCTTGCCGTGGACGATACCTTCTTCAGCCGGTCCGGGAACGATCTTTCCATTGCCATTCGCGGCAGCGACGATCAATTGACGGTATCGGGCTGGTTCACTTCCAGCTCCAGTCAGGTCGAGTATCTGCAGTTCAAGGACAAGACGGTCGCTTCCAGCGAAGTGGCTGCGCTGATCGCGGCGATGGCGACCAGCAGTTCTTCGTCGGCGCCCCTGGTGCCTGTCGACGCGCAACAGGTGAGACTGTTGGCCGCCAGTTCGATCGTCTGA
- a CDS encoding TonB-dependent receptor gives MNHVPHRARPHRLAGSIALALSLALAAAAHAEDAAQEQAQRSASDDTAPAPAKSNAQTLSAVTVAANRYNAADMQMAASNTANVLSADDLKYTAVHNIAEALGLLPGVNVVNTGQSYFGGIDGAARGEGMFASVRGLNAEYNVNLINGVNVAQGMPYSRSVQLSLLPPSGLQTIVLNKTSTAAMDGDAIGGTIDYRTPSGFDYSDAIGGSVTASGRMESRARDYDDSGLGKGAAGEFHAKFGGENQFGVYASAHYDERHYVNSEVAGASAARGDWNHKYFSRTTASGDPAPGYNPQDLLLATGANIGYSGGDTKRYGGNVSFDWRVDPTLQLYARATYAYAKTEQNTGYTQFVPADVSYTRIGSSGVYQPKINRIAVRYWYETNPEVADLATFQFGADKQLGNWTLSPNLFYGYGNNDRPDHVEISARVDQYTSTQFPYGANSFVSYDSAGFPMPLLTPDMRRQASDIGSLYARRHGQLTKSYSGQDKGGAKFDARYDFDDGALSSLQFGAKYVDSSREFTSRNWTTGKFTDRTLLRDTGLVVGRYASVYPGKYDLPTVKLSNAALKAMIAQNLTAAAFDTCGGLAINNQNCATMRGNEAVAAAYAMATFKSGDLEVIPGLRFEQTRIRNTFWTMPKDSQGNELPGFFSSNRTTYNVPLPSVFLNYRPGDGGAVYRAALWTSYTRPAFVQLGGGANYDVSSDGVTTITEGNPDLKPIKALNVDVSGEWDNGVGGHAMLAGYYKRLSDYIYENGSDAANAGASTSGNVRYVRPQNGGDGKVLGVEAAVRQTLQGMPAPLDGFGIGANITRQSTRVDLGMSGFHDERIQNAPDMMANAELFYEKGPLSVNLSYHYSGEYVSVYDYLDQGASWDHLWVKPIARVDLHVGYAVNEHLRADLSVANLTNRLSYWAHVGRNSTAISDIVDAGRTSLLTVKYTF, from the coding sequence ATGAATCACGTACCGCACCGCGCCAGGCCGCATCGGCTTGCCGGTTCCATTGCCCTGGCCCTGAGCCTGGCCCTCGCCGCCGCCGCCCACGCCGAAGATGCCGCGCAGGAACAGGCGCAGCGCAGCGCCAGCGACGACACCGCGCCGGCCCCGGCAAAGAGCAACGCGCAAACGCTGTCGGCGGTGACCGTCGCGGCGAACCGCTACAACGCCGCCGACATGCAGATGGCGGCCAGCAACACCGCCAACGTGCTGTCGGCCGACGACCTGAAGTACACCGCCGTGCACAACATCGCCGAGGCGCTGGGCCTGCTGCCGGGCGTCAACGTGGTCAACACGGGGCAGTCGTACTTCGGCGGCATCGATGGCGCGGCGCGCGGCGAGGGCATGTTCGCCTCGGTGCGCGGCCTCAACGCCGAATACAACGTCAACCTGATCAACGGCGTCAACGTCGCCCAGGGCATGCCGTACAGCCGCAGCGTGCAGCTGAGCCTGCTGCCGCCCTCGGGCCTGCAGACCATCGTGTTGAACAAGACCTCCACCGCGGCGATGGACGGCGATGCCATTGGCGGCACCATCGACTACCGCACTCCCAGCGGCTTCGACTACAGCGACGCGATCGGCGGCAGCGTCACCGCCAGCGGACGCATGGAAAGCCGCGCCCGCGATTACGACGACAGCGGCCTGGGCAAGGGCGCGGCCGGCGAATTCCACGCCAAGTTCGGCGGCGAGAACCAGTTCGGCGTCTACGCCAGCGCCCACTACGACGAGCGCCACTACGTGAACAGCGAAGTGGCCGGCGCCTCCGCCGCGCGCGGCGACTGGAACCACAAGTATTTCTCCCGCACCACCGCCAGCGGCGATCCGGCGCCGGGTTACAACCCGCAAGACCTGCTGCTGGCGACCGGCGCCAACATCGGCTACTCGGGCGGCGACACCAAGCGCTACGGCGGCAACGTCTCCTTCGACTGGCGTGTGGACCCGACCCTGCAACTGTACGCGCGGGCCACCTACGCCTACGCCAAGACCGAGCAGAACACCGGCTACACCCAGTTCGTGCCGGCCGACGTCAGCTACACCCGGATCGGCAGCAGCGGCGTGTACCAGCCGAAGATCAATCGCATCGCGGTACGCTACTGGTACGAGACCAATCCGGAAGTGGCCGATCTCGCCACCTTCCAGTTCGGCGCCGACAAGCAGCTCGGCAACTGGACGCTGTCGCCGAACCTGTTCTACGGCTACGGCAACAACGATCGTCCGGACCACGTCGAGATCTCGGCGCGCGTGGACCAGTACACTTCCACCCAGTTCCCGTACGGCGCCAACAGCTTCGTCAGCTACGACAGCGCGGGCTTCCCGATGCCGCTGTTGACCCCGGACATGCGCCGCCAGGCCAGTGACATCGGCAGCCTGTACGCGCGCCGCCACGGGCAGCTGACCAAGTCCTACAGCGGGCAGGACAAGGGCGGCGCCAAGTTCGACGCGCGCTACGACTTCGACGACGGCGCGCTGAGCAGCCTGCAGTTCGGCGCGAAGTACGTGGACAGCTCGCGCGAATTCACCTCGCGCAACTGGACCACCGGCAAGTTCACCGACCGCACCCTGCTGCGCGACACCGGGCTGGTGGTCGGCCGCTACGCGTCGGTCTACCCGGGCAAGTACGACCTGCCGACGGTCAAGCTCAGCAATGCCGCGCTGAAGGCGATGATCGCGCAGAACCTGACCGCGGCCGCGTTCGACACCTGCGGCGGCCTGGCGATCAACAACCAGAACTGCGCGACGATGCGCGGCAACGAGGCGGTTGCCGCGGCATATGCGATGGCTACGTTCAAGAGCGGCGACCTGGAGGTGATCCCGGGCCTGCGCTTCGAACAGACCCGCATCCGCAACACCTTCTGGACCATGCCAAAGGACAGCCAGGGCAACGAGTTGCCCGGCTTCTTCAGCAGCAACCGCACCACCTACAACGTGCCGCTGCCCAGCGTGTTCCTGAACTACCGTCCGGGCGACGGCGGCGCGGTGTACCGCGCCGCGCTGTGGACCAGCTACACGCGCCCGGCGTTCGTGCAGTTGGGCGGCGGCGCCAACTACGACGTGTCCAGCGACGGCGTCACCACCATCACCGAAGGCAATCCCGACCTGAAGCCGATCAAGGCGCTCAACGTCGATGTGTCCGGCGAGTGGGACAACGGCGTCGGCGGCCACGCGATGCTGGCCGGCTACTACAAGCGCCTGTCCGACTACATCTACGAGAACGGCTCGGATGCGGCCAATGCCGGCGCGTCCACCAGTGGCAACGTGCGCTACGTGCGTCCGCAGAACGGTGGCGACGGCAAGGTGCTGGGCGTGGAAGCGGCGGTGCGGCAGACCTTGCAAGGCATGCCGGCGCCGCTGGACGGTTTCGGCATCGGCGCCAACATCACCCGCCAGTCCACCCGCGTCGACCTGGGCATGAGCGGCTTCCACGACGAGCGCATCCAGAACGCGCCGGACATGATGGCCAATGCCGAGCTGTTCTACGAGAAGGGGCCGCTGTCGGTGAACCTGAGCTACCACTACTCGGGCGAATACGTGTCGGTCTACGACTACCTGGACCAGGGCGCCAGTTGGGACCACCTGTGGGTGAAGCCGATCGCCCGCGTCGATCTGCACGTGGGCTATGCAGTGAACGAGCACCTGCGCGCCGACCTGTCGGTGGCGAACCTGACCAACCGCCTGAGCTACTGGGCGCACGTGGGCCGCAACAGCACCGCGATCTCGGACATCGTCGATGCCGGGCGCACCAGCCTGCTGACCGTGAAGTACACGTTCTGA
- a CDS encoding histidine-type phosphatase: MSMRMRWMVWVVLAVTAGAQARPADAAPSPQLQVEQVWMLFRHGVRAPLQGEAAALAAQPWPVWDTPAGLLTAHGRTGVRLGGEYTRQWLVRDGVLPARGCPAAHAIDVYANTDQRTIASAQILAEALAPGCGVHAAHQPQGSDDPLFRPVEAGALDFDAAAAVASIQRQTGGPGALLAPHAKELRAMRQILGCSVQDCDFARMPSSLSPGGDGRGIAMRGPLDLTSGTAEVFILQYTEGLPLDRVGWGRATRERIGVVSRLHALLFEIYARPHYMAARAGAPLARRVLDTLGVAGAPRVSVLVASDTHIAALSGLLDLHFHLPGYGRDDAPPGGALVLEQLRDTRNGQRYVRLRYQAQSLDQLRALTPLSLRRPPLLQTLRVPGCSHAKTWLCTLQRFQAVLHAALQR; the protein is encoded by the coding sequence ATGAGCATGCGCATGCGTTGGATGGTGTGGGTGGTACTGGCAGTGACGGCGGGCGCGCAGGCGCGGCCGGCGGACGCGGCGCCGTCGCCGCAGCTGCAGGTCGAGCAGGTATGGATGCTGTTCCGCCACGGCGTGCGTGCGCCGCTGCAGGGCGAGGCGGCGGCGCTCGCCGCGCAGCCCTGGCCGGTCTGGGACACGCCGGCGGGCCTGCTCACTGCGCACGGCCGCACCGGCGTGCGGCTGGGCGGCGAGTACACCCGGCAATGGCTGGTCCGCGACGGTGTGCTGCCGGCGCGCGGCTGCCCCGCTGCCCATGCGATCGACGTCTATGCCAATACCGACCAGCGCACCATCGCCAGCGCGCAGATCCTGGCCGAGGCGCTGGCGCCTGGCTGCGGCGTGCACGCCGCACACCAGCCGCAAGGCAGCGACGATCCGCTGTTCCGGCCGGTCGAGGCCGGTGCGCTGGACTTCGACGCGGCCGCCGCGGTGGCCTCGATCCAGCGCCAGACCGGCGGTCCCGGCGCGCTGCTGGCGCCGCATGCGAAGGAACTGCGGGCCATGCGCCAGATCCTCGGTTGCAGCGTGCAGGACTGCGACTTCGCGCGCATGCCGTCGTCGCTGAGTCCCGGCGGCGACGGCCGCGGCATCGCCATGCGCGGGCCGCTGGACCTGACCTCCGGCACCGCCGAGGTGTTCATCCTGCAATACACCGAAGGCCTGCCGCTGGACCGGGTGGGTTGGGGCCGCGCCACCCGCGAGCGCATCGGCGTGGTGTCGCGGCTGCACGCGCTGCTGTTCGAGATCTACGCGCGTCCGCACTACATGGCCGCGCGCGCCGGCGCACCGCTGGCGCGGCGGGTGCTGGACACGCTGGGCGTGGCCGGCGCGCCGCGGGTGAGCGTGCTGGTCGCCAGCGATACCCACATCGCCGCGCTCAGCGGCCTGCTCGACCTGCATTTCCATCTGCCCGGCTACGGCCGGGACGATGCGCCGCCGGGCGGCGCGCTGGTGCTCGAGCAACTGCGTGACACGCGCAACGGCCAGCGCTACGTGCGCCTGCGCTACCAGGCGCAATCGCTGGACCAACTGCGCGCGCTGACTCCGCTGAGCCTGCGCCGGCCGCCGTTGCTGCAGACCTTGCGCGTACCCGGCTGCAGCCACGCCAAGACGTGGCTATGCACGCTGCAGCGGTTCCAGGCCGTGCTGCACGCGGCGTTGCAGCGGTGA